A window of Pirellula sp. SH-Sr6A contains these coding sequences:
- a CDS encoding threonine aldolase family protein: MIDLRSDTVTRPTASMLKAMMSAQVGDDLIDIDPTVIALQERIASMLGKEAAIFMPSGTMTNQIALRCHCSPGDEFLCESQSHIYNYEQGAFAQLSGLVARTLEGSKGLLAASQLTGIRRNEDDHLVSTRLLCLENTHNRGGGKVYPLELTEAICTQAKQQGIACHLDGARLWNASVAIGCTLEELSKPFDSVSVCFSKGLGAPVGSCLAGTRELVRKARRARKLFGGGMRQCGYLAAAALHALDHHIERLVEDHHHAAMLAESIAGIPFFQLLDPVPDTNIVIFRIEQEWGSAKDFADRCLEHGVRVMAFGPQSVRLVTHLDVTKTEIEAACKVFRQVSKMA, from the coding sequence ATGATTGATCTTCGCAGCGACACCGTAACGCGACCAACAGCCTCGATGTTGAAGGCAATGATGTCCGCGCAGGTAGGGGACGACTTGATCGATATCGATCCGACGGTAATCGCATTGCAGGAGAGGATCGCATCGATGCTTGGAAAGGAAGCAGCGATTTTTATGCCCAGCGGAACGATGACCAATCAGATTGCGCTGCGATGCCACTGTTCGCCGGGTGACGAGTTTCTTTGCGAGAGCCAGAGTCACATTTACAACTACGAGCAAGGAGCATTCGCTCAGTTGAGTGGACTTGTCGCGCGGACATTGGAAGGATCGAAAGGATTGCTTGCTGCTTCGCAATTGACAGGAATTCGGCGCAACGAAGACGACCATCTCGTATCGACTCGACTACTTTGTTTGGAGAACACGCATAATCGAGGAGGTGGGAAGGTATATCCGCTCGAGCTGACGGAAGCGATTTGCACTCAAGCAAAGCAGCAAGGAATCGCGTGCCATTTGGACGGTGCAAGGCTCTGGAATGCGAGTGTCGCGATTGGCTGCACGCTGGAGGAATTATCGAAACCATTCGATTCGGTCAGCGTTTGCTTCAGCAAGGGGCTCGGTGCACCTGTGGGGTCTTGCCTAGCTGGGACCAGAGAGTTAGTCCGAAAAGCAAGACGTGCGAGAAAGTTGTTTGGGGGTGGGATGCGGCAATGCGGGTATCTCGCGGCGGCGGCACTTCACGCGCTCGATCACCACATCGAGCGGCTCGTCGAAGATCATCATCACGCCGCGATGCTCGCCGAATCCATTGCTGGAATTCCGTTCTTTCAACTTTTGGACCCGGTTCCAGACACGAATATCGTGATTTTCCGAATCGAGCAGGAATGGGGGAGTGCTAAGGATTTTGCCGATCGATGTTTGGAGCACGGGGTAAGGGTCATGGCATTTGGACCGCAGAGCGTCCGGTTGGTAACTCATTTGGATGTAACGAAGACGGAGATTGAAGCGGCATGCAAAGTATTTCGCCAGGTTTCGAAGATGGCTTGA
- a CDS encoding tyrosine-type recombinase/integrase — MFCRDQRHQIIFRHYCGPREGRQDTLSLGRFRLSDREWSGMKRHVERILEAQRSEAPVPRSTADWLKSIPRKQFEYLQSRLLEKQSNGCEPARLALAEWIDEYEAARQEMNTSVATDEAVLRDVRKLLRCGNDVSHIDEGCLSDLMVDLGEENHYVENTLARHAKHWNLFFEWLRTNNPDAIDSNPCEALNRSIAPREKDTVQWEWIDQLVASCRTVEERYWLRFVQWTGCRLREGLTLRACDVELNRNRILLQESKNNRIRINPIYPAIREYLPDLLRGLGPGDRVLSRITENNCYEWLYELQDRVGVPRWKPPYNAFRATRANQLAADPTITEHQAGLLLGHSPAVARRNYLSIDDSLLERLAS; from the coding sequence ATGTTTTGCCGTGACCAACGACATCAAATCATCTTTCGCCACTACTGCGGTCCTCGCGAGGGTAGACAAGACACGTTGAGCTTGGGTCGATTCCGTCTCAGCGATCGCGAATGGTCGGGCATGAAGCGACATGTGGAGCGGATACTCGAGGCGCAGCGATCGGAGGCTCCGGTACCTCGATCCACCGCGGACTGGCTCAAATCGATTCCGCGGAAACAGTTCGAGTATTTGCAATCGCGCCTTCTCGAGAAGCAATCGAATGGGTGCGAACCGGCTCGGCTTGCGCTAGCGGAATGGATCGACGAATACGAAGCAGCTCGGCAGGAGATGAACACGAGCGTTGCAACGGACGAGGCAGTGCTTCGCGATGTTCGCAAGCTGCTTCGCTGCGGCAACGACGTAAGTCACATCGATGAAGGGTGTCTCTCTGATCTCATGGTCGACCTCGGTGAAGAGAACCATTATGTCGAGAACACTCTAGCTCGGCACGCGAAGCATTGGAATCTATTTTTCGAATGGCTCCGTACTAACAACCCGGACGCAATCGACTCCAATCCTTGCGAAGCTCTCAATCGATCGATTGCACCTCGCGAGAAAGATACAGTGCAGTGGGAATGGATTGACCAACTGGTCGCGTCCTGCCGCACGGTGGAGGAACGGTACTGGCTGCGGTTCGTACAGTGGACAGGCTGCCGGCTGCGCGAGGGGCTCACGCTGCGTGCTTGCGATGTTGAGTTGAATCGCAACCGAATCCTCTTGCAGGAGAGCAAGAACAACCGAATTCGCATCAACCCGATCTACCCTGCAATTCGCGAATATCTGCCCGATCTGCTCAGAGGGCTGGGCCCAGGCGATCGGGTGCTCTCGAGGATCACCGAGAACAACTGCTACGAATGGCTCTACGAATTACAGGATCGCGTGGGTGTGCCAAGGTGGAAGCCTCCTTACAACGCGTTTCGCGCGACTCGTGCGAATCAACTCGCTGCAGATCCTACCATCACCGAGCATCAAGCTGGATTGCTCCTGGGGCATTCTCCGGCCGTCGCTAGACGCAACTACCTATCGATCGACGATTCGCTTCTCGAGAGGTTAGCGTCATGA
- a CDS encoding GNAT family N-acetyltransferase codes for MEDQMDIPQHEVRWRRMLLSDFELVSRIEHRAFLSPTHPYFQPYSRQQFEKLLRERFVFGFVLYLGECVLAYSICKFSQEDTFIYRIAVDPDHQRTGVGDLLVQLIKASVKGSGRHDVLTVVPADLLVVQLFFRSMGFNALRPRESDLIEFIWLYPPSRMETEAFHAIIKNAY; via the coding sequence GTGGAAGATCAAATGGACATCCCGCAGCACGAAGTCAGGTGGAGACGGATGCTTCTCTCCGATTTTGAGCTAGTTTCCCGAATTGAGCATAGGGCTTTTCTCTCTCCAACGCATCCGTATTTCCAACCATATTCGCGACAACAGTTCGAGAAATTACTGCGAGAGAGATTTGTCTTTGGCTTCGTGCTTTATCTGGGTGAGTGCGTTCTGGCTTATTCGATTTGCAAGTTCAGCCAAGAAGATACTTTTATTTACCGAATCGCAGTCGACCCCGACCATCAAAGGACTGGTGTTGGAGATCTGCTTGTCCAACTCATCAAAGCATCAGTAAAGGGATCCGGACGCCACGATGTGCTGACCGTTGTGCCTGCCGATCTACTCGTGGTGCAGTTGTTCTTCCGCTCAATGGGCTTCAACGCGTTGCGTCCAAGAGAAAGTGACCTTATTGAATTCATCTGGCTGTACCCACCCTCTCGCATGGAAACGGAGGCATTTCATGCAATCATCAAGAACGCGTATTAA
- a CDS encoding helix-turn-helix domain-containing protein, translated as MSTALSPSSSTQCFIRGVRVMMGHKGISETQLAKSWGRTIQQVNQFLLGKNGNPSLRTCDQLAEALNATTIEILQAGAKEIED; from the coding sequence ATGTCAACTGCACTAAGCCCCTCAAGTTCAACCCAGTGCTTCATTCGTGGTGTACGGGTCATGATGGGGCACAAAGGGATTTCAGAAACTCAGCTCGCGAAAAGCTGGGGGCGCACAATTCAGCAGGTGAATCAATTCTTGCTCGGGAAGAATGGTAACCCTTCCCTCAGAACCTGCGATCAGCTCGCGGAGGCTTTGAACGCCACGACAATCGAAATCCTCCAAGCCGGGGCAAAGGAAATCGAGGACTAA
- a CDS encoding carbon storage regulator, which translates to MLSLRRRVGQSIILVADEIRINLRLICRNGDEVLLQVSAVDDSAAGDGEIAAVVKRVRKESFLLKIGKIDVTIWVVNFNDQGVLLSFDAPPEVVIYRREITRSVAAGGSNGSSS; encoded by the coding sequence ATGCTATCCCTTAGACGCAGGGTAGGTCAGTCGATCATCTTGGTCGCTGACGAAATCCGAATCAATCTTAGGTTGATCTGCAGGAACGGCGATGAGGTCTTGCTGCAAGTCAGTGCTGTCGACGACTCGGCCGCTGGAGACGGAGAAATTGCTGCGGTCGTGAAAAGGGTCCGCAAAGAAAGCTTTCTCCTGAAGATCGGAAAGATTGATGTGACGATCTGGGTCGTCAATTTCAATGACCAGGGAGTTCTTCTTAGCTTCGATGCTCCTCCCGAAGTTGTTATCTATCGTCGCGAAATCACGCGATCCGTCGCGGCAGGAGGCAGCAATGGAAGCTCCTCGTGA
- a CDS encoding GNAT family N-acetyltransferase, whose protein sequence is MEAPRDATQSQARWRWMLRSDIEAVARIERKAFRFSKHPSFQPYSLQQIARLLREGHVSGCVLCQDGCVVAYSILGHSRDYIAIYRIAVDPDHQRSGLGTRLVQGVKRSVEACKRNKILAAVPDDLVRTQIFFRSMGFKALHPNGSDLYRFIWLNPPSRMETEAFHAIIKKAF, encoded by the coding sequence ATGGAAGCTCCTCGTGACGCCACACAGTCCCAAGCTCGCTGGAGATGGATGCTTCGCTCCGACATCGAGGCAGTCGCGAGAATCGAACGTAAGGCGTTTCGCTTTTCAAAGCATCCTTCGTTCCAACCATATTCGCTGCAGCAGATCGCCAGATTGCTCAGAGAGGGGCATGTCTCCGGATGCGTGCTTTGTCAGGATGGCTGCGTCGTAGCCTATTCGATTCTAGGGCACTCCAGGGACTACATCGCCATATACAGAATCGCAGTCGATCCGGACCATCAACGGAGCGGTCTGGGAACTCGACTCGTCCAGGGGGTCAAACGATCCGTGGAGGCCTGTAAACGCAACAAGATCCTAGCGGCAGTGCCCGATGATTTGGTCCGAACACAAATCTTCTTCCGCTCGATGGGGTTCAAGGCGTTGCATCCCAATGGAAGCGACCTTTATCGATTCATCTGGCTGAATCCACCCTCTCGAATGGAAACGGAGGCATTTCATGCAATCATCAAGAAAGCGTTTTAA